In the genome of Lysobacter sp. BMK333-48F3, the window GTCTGGACGAGTTAAACAGGCACATAGCTGGCGGCCGGATGGCTAAGGTTCCCTGGGGCGTGCTGCATGTGATGCCGATTGCCGCCTTTGCCAGTCCTACAGCACTCGACTTGACCAACACTTACCCGACTTACTCCCGATACCCGGACTCTAGATATAACTTGGACGGAAGATTGTTCCAGCTTGGAAACGATACTCGGGCGCGTCGAATGCAGGTCTTTAGAAACGGAGTCGTAGAGACTTCGTGGCCGGCCGCTTCTAAGTTCGAAGGAACGCGAGAGGGAACGATCTTGTCTAAGAGGGCCGCGCAAGAAACGTGGACCGGACTACGCAATGCTGCCGCGACACTCAAACATTGGGGCTTGGGAGGACCAGTTGCAGTATCGCTGGCGCTATTGAATGCGAGCAACACGGAACTGCACTACGAAATTGATCATCCGACCAAGAGCCATCACGCGTTTGTAGACGACGAGGCGGTTTTTTCCGAGGAGTTTGTCGATAGCTCCGACGCTCTGGAAAACGGGACCGGAACAGTGGCGAAACCGCTAATGGACACACTCTGGCAGGTCTACGGTCTGGATGAGTGCACCTACATCGCGGCAGATGGAACCTGGAAACTATCCCTCGAACACTCAACGATGGCATAGGACTAACGCGGCACTCGGCCGGCACGGAGCCAATCTCGCTCAAGCTGACTCAAAGTCCGAAGGCGCCAGCCTTGCAGGACACCGTTCGCGAGACCACGCAGTTCAACTACGAACAGACGCAGAAGCAGGCTCAGGAGCTGGCGCAGCTGCAGCAACAGCAGAACCAGGAGCAAACGGACAAGGCTCTCAAAATTTCGTTGATGTGACCGATTTAGCCGAACCCAACCGATCAGACGCGATCATGAAAAGGAGGCACGAGCTAGCATAGGAGGTACGGCAGCACGAGAAGCAAGCGGAACAATGCGGTCGCAACCACTAGCGGCCGCTCGATTACATGATCGATTCGGGCACGCATTGCCCTTCACAAGGAGCAGGTGAAATGTGGCGAACTTTGCTATTCGCAGCGGTAATTGGCGGACTCTGTATGTCCAACCCGGCACAAGCCGAGCTTAACGGCACGACGCCAGAAGCGAGGCGCCAATACGCCCAGAAACTCCAGCAAGATCGCCTACAAGCGTTAACGCGGCGCGGCCGTCTGGACGTCTATCAGCAGCTGATTGGAGCCAACAGCAGGGTAAGTGCAGCCCTCCCGGCCAACGCCGAGGCCGCTTCGCGAGATGCCGCGATCGATCTGGCGGCACTTGGCATCACCGCCGCAGATGTGAAGTCCTATCGCGACCTCAACAAGGATCTATTCGATATCGCCTACCGGTTCTTCGTCGGGAGCAGCACCACACCGGCCGAACAGATGCTGCTGGCCGATACGGTGGTTATCGCTACGGCCGGAAAGACCCAAGCAAGCAGGGCGCGCACCGATGGGTTTCTAGCTGAGATTCCTTTCACCGTTGTAAGGTCGCTCAAGGGCAATCGTGCTGCGGGCGACGTGATATTGGTGCCGCGTCACTCTGGACCCACGGGGCCAGAAACCGAGCAGATCGACTTTTCTGAGGCAAAGTTTGCTCCAGGAAAGAAATATCTGCTGGTGCTTTCCAAAAACTGGTACGAACAGTATGTCGCGCTGAAGAACAAGCAAGCCGAACCCCACTTCACAGCTTTGCCCTATCTCGCTTACGAAGTGTCACCCGCTGGCACGCTGCTGCCCGGCCCTCAACCTGCCCGATCCGGCGTCGCGCCCAAAGACCTCAAGTCGATTGAAGCCGAACTGAGGCGATATCAGGAGAAGCACCGGACTGGAGGTGCACTGTGAGGGTCGTAACTCTCCAGTTGATGGCGGCGGCAATTGCCTTGACATGTGCAAGCACAGCAAGTGCCACGCCCCCTGTGATCTTCGGGAAATACGGAGTTCGGTCGGTCACTATCGGATTTCACACCTCTATCCCGACTGACTGCGCGAGCGCCAGCATCTTCGCGGCAAACGAATGGAATGCGGCAGGGGCCGACTTTGATCTAAAGACCACTACAACCTCCCATGCTCGTTTCGAAGATCAGCCCCTGACGTTCGATTACCAGAATGTTACGGTTCAAGATGGCGCGCCGCCCAACCCCAATGCAATCATGACCGCCCGAGTCAAGCGCAACACGACAACGGGCATCATTGAGAATGCCGACATAATTGTTGACCAGCGGCGCATCAATCAAACCGGCCCCCAGCCGGTCGACAAACTCAACTGCGCCGGGCTCAATCCGACTCCCGTTAACGAGGTTGACTTCCATTCCGCCGTCCTCCACGAGCTTGGCCACGTGGTCGGCCTGGAAGATGTTTTGGACGAACCATCCTGCGCCCTCTACTACAGCTTGCCATCCGGGGTTAGGCGTCGCGCCCTGTGTGCAAGTGAGAAGCAAGCCCACATAGCCAACTATGGAAAGAGATTCCAAATAGTGTCGATCCCGAATGTGACTGGCCCACAAGGCGTCAACATTCCGGCACAGATCCACTACGAAGGCACGCCGACGTTTCCCGTCCAAAGGAATACAAAGATCATCCAGTGCGCGAGCGGATGGACTTGCAGTGATTACAACGGCACGTATTCCTCAGCCACCCCATCCCCGCTAAACTTCAACTTCAGGTGTGGGAACTCCTCATCGTTGCCGACCGCCACGTTTCT includes:
- a CDS encoding ATP-binding protein — its product is MDAAEWKRWIDDLIATGAAETSTLDFKAKPPNLKEPEARKEFLQDIAAFANARGGRIVYGIKEAKGIASQEVAFQENPDTIAQQMLAAVASIEPRITGAQFIPIQRQSGYMLIAEIPQQFTGPFLATMGNEQWFKIRNGLTRANMTHEQIRSAFGARAQTIANLRSWRRARLDELNRHIAGGRMAKVPWGVLHVMPIAAFASPTALDLTNTYPTYSRYPDSRYNLDGRLFQLGNDTRARRMQVFRNGVVETSWPAASKFEGTREGTILSKRAAQETWTGLRNAAATLKHWGLGGPVAVSLALLNASNTELHYEIDHPTKSHHAFVDDEAVFSEEFVDSSDALENGTGTVAKPLMDTLWQVYGLDECTYIAADGTWKLSLEHSTMA